One part of the Alligator mississippiensis isolate rAllMis1 chromosome 3, rAllMis1, whole genome shotgun sequence genome encodes these proteins:
- the CCT5 gene encoding T-complex protein 1 subunit epsilon codes for MSAMGTLAFDEYGRPFLILKDQDRKSRLMGLDALKSHIMAAKAVANTLRTSLGPNGLDKMMVDKDGEVTVTNDGATILSMMDVDHQIAKLMVELSKSQDDEIGDGTTGVVVLAGTLLEQAEQMLDRGIHPMRIADGYEQAARIAIEHLDKISDSFPVDPQNTEPLIQTAKTTLGSKVVNRCHRQMAEIAVNAILTVADMKRKDVDFELIKMQGKVGGRLEDTQLIKGVIVDKDFSHPQMPKEVKDAKMAILTCPFEPPKPKTKHKLDVTSVDDYKALQKYEKEKFEEMVKQIKDTGANLAICQWGFDDEANHLLLQNELPAVRWVGGPEIELIAIATGGRIVPRFCELTPEKLGFAGIVREISFGTTKDRMLVIEQCQNSRAVTIFIRGGNKMIIEEAKRSLHDALCVIRNLVRDNRIVYGGGAAEISCALAVSKAADKCPSLEQYAMRAFADALEVIPMALAENSGMNPIQTMTEVRARQVKENNPALGIDCLRKGTNDMKQQHVIETLIGKKQQISLATQVVRMILKIDDIRRPGESEE; via the exons ATGTCGGCCATGGGGACTCTCGCTTTTGACGAGTACGGGCGGCCTTTCCTCATCCTCAAGGATCAGGACCGCAAGAGCCGCCTCATGGGGCTGGACGCCCTCAAG TCTCATATCATGGCAGCAAAGGCTGTGGCAAATACTCTGAGAACATCACTTGGACCCAATG gccTTGATAAAATGATGGTAGACAAGGATGGTGAGGTGACTGTGACAAATGACGGTGCCACTATTCTGAGTATGATGGACGTGGATCATCAAATAGCCAAACTTATGGTAGAACTGTCTAAATCGCAGGATGATGAGATTGGGGATGGAACAACAGGAGTTGTTG TTCTGGCTGGTACTCTGTTGGAGCAGGCTGAACAGATGTTAGATCGTGGTATTCACCCTATGAGAATTGCAGATGGGTATGAGCAGGCAGCTCGCATTGCCATTGAACATTTAGACAAAATCAGTGACAGCTTTCCAGTTGATCCACAGAACACTGAACCTTTAATCCAGACTGCAAAGACAACTCTGGGCTCTAAAGT aGTTAATCGTTGCCACAGACAAATGGCAGAAATTGCAGTAAATGCTATTTTGACAGTAGCCGATATGAAACGCAAAGATGTTGATTTTGAGCTGATCAAAATGCAAGGCAAAGTAGGAGGCAGACTGGAGGATACCCAGTTGATCAAAGGAGTGATTGTGGATAAAGATTTTAGCCATCCACAAATGCCTAAa GAAGTTAAAGATGCTAAAATGGCAATTCTCACTTGCCCATTTGAGCCACCGAAGCCTAAAACCAAGCATAAGCTTGATGTTACATCTGTAGATGATTACAAAGCACtgcaaaaatatgaaaaagaaaaatttgAAGAGATGGTGAAAcag ATTAAAGACACAGGTGCCAACCTTGCTATTTGCCAGTGGGGTTTTGATGATGAGGCAAATCACTTATTACTTCAGAATGAGCTGCCTGCTGTTCGTTGGGTTGGTGGACCTGAAATTGAA CTGATAGCCATTGCAACTGGAGGGCGCATTGTTCCACGTTTCTGTGAACTCACCCCTGAGAAACTAGGTTTTGCTGGTATTGTCCGAGAGATCTCGTTTGGAACAACAAAGGATAGGATGCTCGTTATTGAACAGTGTCAAAATTCCAGAGCTGTGACCATCTTCATTAGAGGAGGAAATAAGATG ATTATTGAAGAAGCAAAACGATCTCTTCACGATGCATTGTGTGTAATCCGAAATCTTGTTCGTGATAATCGCATTGTATATGGAGGTGGTGCTGCTGAGATCTCTTGCGCTTTGGcagtcagcaaagcagcagataaG tgcccatctctggaACAGTATGCCATGAGGGCATTTGCTGATGCCCTTGAGGTCATTCCAATGGCTCTTGCAGAGAACAGTGGCATGAACCCCATACAAACTATGACTGAAGTGCGAGCTAGACAGGTGAAAGAAAACAACCCTGCTCTTGGCATAGATTGTCTGCGCAAAGGAACAAATG ATATGAAGCAACAGCATGTCATAGAAACCTTGATTGGCAAAAAGCAACAAATTTCTTTGGCCACTCAAGTTGTTAGAATGATTCTGAAGATTGATGATATTCGTAGGCCAGGAGAATCTGAAGAATGA